One Triplophysa dalaica isolate WHDGS20190420 chromosome 11, ASM1584641v1, whole genome shotgun sequence genomic window carries:
- the ppm1aa gene encoding protein phosphatase 1A has translation MGAFLDKPKMEKHNAHGEGNHLRYGLSSMQGWRVEMEDAHTSVIGLPNGLDPWSFFAVYDGHAGSQVARYCCEHLLEHITSNPDFQGGGGGGGPDAEPSVDCVKTGIRTGFLQIDDHMRQISEKKHGGADRSGSTAVGVIISPRHIYFINCGDSRGMLSRGGVVHFFTQDHKPNNPLEKERIQNAGGSVMIQRVNGSLAVSRALGDFDYKCVHGKGPTEQLVSPEPEVYAIERSEEEDEFIVLACDGIWDVMANEELCDFVRSRLEVTDDLERICNEIVDTCLYKGSRDNMSVVLVCFVNAPKVSPEAVKREAELDKYLESRVEEILKRQGDEGVPDLVHVMRTLGSESIPNLPPGGELASKRNVVEAVYNKLNPYRNEDTDSASTDDMW, from the exons CACCTGCGCTACGGCCTAAGCAGCATGCAGGGTTGGCGCGTAGAGATGGAGGATGCGCATACTTCTGTCATCGGTCTGCCCAATGGCCTCGACCCCTGGTCTTTCTTTGCAGTTTATGACGGGCACGCGGGTTCGCAGGTGGCGCGATACTGCTGCGAGCACCTCCTCGAGCACATCACCAGCAACCCTGACTTCCAGGGTGGGGGCGGAGGTGGCGGTCCAGACGCGGAGCCCAGCGTGGACTGTGTGAAAACCGGTATTCGTACAGGTTTTCTGCAGATCGACGATCACATGCGGCAGATCTCGGAGAAGAAGCATGGGGGAGCAGACCGCAGCGGCTCGACGGCTGTCGGTGTGATCATCTCGCCCCGCCACATCTACTTCATCAACTGCGGAGACTCGCGGGGGATGCTGAGCCGCGGAGGGGTTGTGCACTTCTTCACACAGGACCATAAACCCAACAATCCactggagaaagagagaattcAGAATGCTGGAGGGTCTGTGATGATCCAGCGTGTGAACGGGTCTCTGGCGGTGTCCAGGGCTCTGGGGGACTTTGACTATAAGTGCGTGCATGGGAAGGGTCCCACGGAGCAGCTGGTGTCTCCGGAGCCGGAGGTGTATGCTATAGAGCGATCGGAGGAGGAGGACGAGTTTATTGTACTGGCTTGTGATGGGATCTGGGATGTGATGGCTAATGAGGAGCTGTGTGATTTTGTTCGTTCCCGGCTTGAGGTGACTGATGATCTGGAGAGGATCTGCAATGAAATTGTAGATACCTGTTTATATAAG GGAAGCCGTGACAACATGAGTGTAGTGTTGGTGTGTTTCGTCAATGCACCGAAGGTTTCTCCTGAGGCTGTCAAAAGAGAGGCAGAGCTCGATAAGTACCTGGAGAGTCGAGTAGAAG AGATTCTTAAGAGGCAGGGGGACGAAGGCGTGCCAGACCTGGTTCACGTGATGCGAACTTTAGGATCTGAGAGCATCCCCAATTTACCACCTGGAGGAGAGTTGGCCAGCAA GCGGAATGTAGTTGAAGCTGTATACAACAAACTCAACCCGTACAGGAATGAGGATACA GACTCTGCATCCACGGATGACATGTGGTAG